The DNA window TCCAGGTGGAGGCTTCACATCAGCTTCTGACTGCTGCTGTACAGTCCTGTGTGTAGCTGAGTGAGGGTCTTCCTTGTGCAGGGACCATCTTGTTGATCATCTGTTCTTCTCTTCttgcatcaatctgcacagagactgGGCTAGCTGTGCAAGCTGCAGATCTATGGAGCTGGGAGGAATGGGCACCTGCTGCATGAGGAGACCTACAAGCCTGCTGTACTAGGACTTGTCTGCGTGAAGAGCAGGAGATATTCTGCAATGTGACCACCATCCATGTAGTCTCCTTGGTTTCTAGGATTTGGAGGAATACTCTAAGAATCTGCAAACTTTTTGGACCAGAAGTGACCCATTTTCCAGAACAAAATGATTGGTGGCTCCAGCTTTGAAGAACTGAATGGGAGTGGATCAGACTGCAGCGAAGAGGTAGAGATCATAGTCAATGTTGGGGGGATTCGGCAGATCCTTTATGGTGATATCTTAAATAGGTACCCAGAAACCAGGCTGGCGGAGCTGATGAACTGTATAACTGGGGGGTATGATGCCATCTTCTCTCTGTGTGATGACTATGACCCAGGGCAGAGGGAATTTTACTTTGATAGAGACCCAGATGCCTTTAAGTGTATAATGGAGGTTTATTACTATGGGGAGGTTCATATGAAGAAGGGAATATGTCCTATTTGTTTCCAGAATGAGATGGAGTTCTGGAAAGTAGACTTGGCTTTTCTGGATGACTGCTGTAAAAGCCACCTTAATGAAAAGAAGGAGGAATTGGAGGAGATAGCCAGGAGGGTCCAGACCATCCTCGATGACCTGGGGTTTGACACAACAGAGAGTAGATGGAAAAGGTTTCAGAAATGTGTCTGGAAGTTCATGGAGAAACCAGAGTCCTCCTTCCCAGCCAGGGTCACCGCAGTCCTATCCTTCCTCTTCATCCTCATCTCCTCCATTGTCATGTGTCTGGGGACCATCCCAGATCTGCAGGTGGAGGATTCAGAGGGGAACCATGTAGAGCACCCTACGCTAGACAACATAGAGACTGCATGTATTATATGGTTCACCATAGAGTATGTTCTAAGACTCATGTCCTCCCCAAACAAGTTACACTTTGCCTTCTCCTTTATGAATATCATTGATGTCTTGGCTATTTTGCCTTTTTATGTCAGCCTAATCCTGACTCACCTAGGGGCAAGACTGATGGAGCTGACTAATGTCCAGCAAGCGGTCCAGGCATTGCGAATCATGAGGATTGCCAGGATCTTCAAGCTTGCCCG is part of the Leptodactylus fuscus isolate aLepFus1 chromosome 3, aLepFus1.hap2, whole genome shotgun sequence genome and encodes:
- the KCNF1 gene encoding voltage-gated potassium channel regulatory subunit KCNF1 is translated as MIGGSSFEELNGSGSDCSEEVEIIVNVGGIRQILYGDILNRYPETRLAELMNCITGGYDAIFSLCDDYDPGQREFYFDRDPDAFKCIMEVYYYGEVHMKKGICPICFQNEMEFWKVDLAFLDDCCKSHLNEKKEELEEIARRVQTILDDLGFDTTESRWKRFQKCVWKFMEKPESSFPARVTAVLSFLFILISSIVMCLGTIPDLQVEDSEGNHVEHPTLDNIETACIIWFTIEYVLRLMSSPNKLHFAFSFMNIIDVLAILPFYVSLILTHLGARLMELTNVQQAVQALRIMRIARIFKLARHSSGLQTLTYALKSSFKELGLLLMYLAVGIFVFSALGYTMEQSHPETLFKSIPQSFWWAIITMTTVGYGDIYPKTTLGKLNAATSFLCGVIAIALPIHPIINNFVKYYNKQRVLETATKHELELMELHSSGGDLRGFRSDTYRSEEVKMWSHLKASHSDTFIPALSKEKHHRTRLQSCK